ttttcaatgaaaTTGTGATGACTGTTGTGTCGTTGACTCCAAACGTTAGAAGAATTCAAGGTGAAATTGCAGGCtgtttaaatttgaaacttgatgATGAGAGCGATATGGCAAGGGCAAGTCAAATATGCTTAAGAATAAAGAGTGTAGAGAAGATCCTCATAATCCTTGATGATGTTTGGAAAGATGTCAACTTAGAAGCTATTGGAATTCCATCTTCTGATGATCACAAGGGTTGCAAGATGCTTTTGACTACTCGAAGTGTGCATGTATGCAATTTAATGCGTTGTCAAAGGAAAATTCCATTAAATTTCTTAGTGGAGGAAGAATCATTGGCTTTGATGAAAAAAACCGCTGTAGTTGATGATTGCCCAGGCTTGAATGATGTGGTACTAGAAGTCGTTAAAGAATGCAAAGGTTTGCCTATAGCAATCATTACAGTGGGAAAGGCTCTTACAGGAAAATCTCTCAATGATTGGAATGCGGCAATGCATCAACTAAGAAAGTCTAGACTTGTTGATATTGAAGGTGTAGATGAAGATAAAAATGCTTATGCATGTCTTAAGTGGAGTTTTGATCAATTAAAACGAAAAACCAAGTTATGCtttttgttgtgttctttatttccAGAAGATTATAATATTCCCGTTGAAGAATTGACTATATGTGTTATGGGATtagaggaagatgaagatttTCACTTACTTGAAGACGCAAGGTGCCAAGTGCGTGCAGCAGTCGATAGCCTCAAAGATTCTTCTTTACTACTAGAAGGTTCTCAAAAAGAATTTGTGAAGATGCATGACATGGTTCGCGATATTGGCTTATGGATAACATCAAAAGGGGAAAATGAATTCGAGCTAAGAGCCTGCACTCGTTTAGAGAGAAACACAAACTTTGAAAGAGCCACAGCAATCTCCTTGATTGATTTCAACACCAAACAACTTCCTGATAAATTGGTATGTCCAAGACTCAACATTTTGTTATTGGGTGGAATTCAAAGTTCCAAAAATATCTCTAACGCATTGTTTGAAGGGATGAATTGTCTCAAGGTTTTATCACTACATGACATAATCTTATCATCACAATCACTCGAATTATTGACAAACCTTCGGACCTTATATTTGAAAAGGTGCGATTTCAATGATGACCTCTCTTCATTGGGAAAGTTAAAGAGACTTGAGACTTTGAGATTTTTCGGATGTGTAATAAATGCATTGCCAAGTGAGTTAGGGGAAATGGTGGGTTTAAAAATGCTAGATTTGACGGATTGTGATCAACTGCAACATATTCCACCAAATGTGATACGAAGATTATCCCAATTAGAAGAACTAATCATTAGTAGCAGCTTCAAGAATTGGGATGTTGAAGGGACAACCTCAGAAATAAGCAACGCTAACTTATCAGAGTTGAACTCATTACCCCGCTTGGTTAATCTCTCTCTACTGTTGAACTCGAATCATTTACCCAAAGGCTTTGTTTTCCCAGAGCATTTGCGTAGATATTACATAGTGATTGGCAAACCGTACTTGTCTGCTATGACACCTGGGCGAACCCTAGCAATCAAAGATTTGAATGCCTCCTCAATGAACGCATTGAAGTCGTTGTTCCATACCGTGGAATATTTTTTGATCGAGTCTTGTGAGATGGAATGCATTGTTGATACAATATGTGAGGGGCCCAACCAGTATGAAATCTTCAACAATCTCACAGTTTTTAGAGCATCTGGATGCCCGAGATTGATCAGTCTCTTCTCGCCGTCCCTTGCTCAAAGTCTAAAAAGGCTGAAAAAACTGTGTCTTCACCGATGCCATGAAATGAAGCAAATAATTTCAGAGGAGGGAATGACACTGGAGAGTCACGGTCAACCAATATGTCTCTCAAAATTAGAGACTCTTGTGGTAGGGAATTGCGGAAAACTGGAATATATCTTTCCGATCTCAATTGATCTTCCCCAACTAGAAAGGCTAGAGTTAGGAGATCTTCCTCGATTAAAGAAAGTATTCGGCCAGAGCAAAGAAGGAGAAGTTGGGGATTGTGAAATAGAGAGTCACCATCAACCTACAGGCTTCCCAAAATTAAAGACTATTCGGGTATCGAAATGCAGAAATCTGGTATGTCTATCAACTGCTCGAGATCTTCCCCAACTAGAAAGTCTAGAATTACGAGATCTTCCTCAATTAAAGCAAGTATTCGGCCAGAACAGAGAAGGAGAAGTTGGGGATTGTGAAATAGAGAGTCACCATCAACATACAGGCTTCCCAAAATTAAAGACTATTCAGGTATGGAATTGCAGAAATCTGGTATGTCTATCAACTGCTCGAGATCTTCCCCAACTAGAAAGTCTAGAATTACGAGATCTTCCTCAATTAAAGCAAGTATTCGGCCAGAACAGAGAAGGAGAAGTTGGGGATTGTGAAATAGAGAGTGACCATCAACCTACAGGCTTCCCAAAATTAAAGACTATTCAGGTATGGAATTGCAGAAATCTGGTATGTCTATCAACTCGAGATCTTCCCCAACTAGAAAGTCTAGAATTACAAGATCTTCCTCAATTAAAGCAAGTATTCGGCCAGAACAGAGAAGGAGAAGTTGGGAATTGTGAAATAGAGAGTGACCATCAACCTACAGGCTTCCCAAAATTAAAGACTATTCAGGTATGGAATTGCAGAAATCTGGTATGTCTATCAACTGCTCGAGATCTTCCCCAACTAGAAAGTCTAGAATTACGAAATCTTCCTCAATTAAAGCAAGTATTCGGCCAGAACAGAGAAGGAGAAGTTGGGGATTGTGAAATAGAGAGTGACCATCAACCTACAGGCTTCCCAAAATTAAAGACTATTCAGGTATGGAATTGCAGAAATCTGGTATGTCTATCAACTCGAGATCTTCCCCAACTAGAAAGTCTAGAATTACAAGATCTTCCTCAATTAAAGCAAGTATTCGGCCAGAACAGAGAAGGAGAAGTTGGGAATTGTGAAATAGAGAGTGACCATCAACCTACAGGCTTCCCAAAATTAAAGACTATTCAGGTATGGAATTGCAGAAATCTGGTATGTCTATCAACTGCTCGAGATCTTCCCCAACTAGAAAGTCTAGAATTACGAGATCTGGTATGTCTATCAACTGCTCGAGATCTTCCCCAACTAGAAAGTCTATCATTAAAAGATCTTCCTCAATTAAAGAAAGTATTCGGTCAGAACAGAGAAGGAGAAGTTGGGGATTGTGAAATAGAGAGTGACCATCAACCTACAGGCTTCCCAAAATTAAAGACTATTCAGGTATGGAAATGCAGAAATCTGGTATGTCTATCAACTGCTCGAGATCTTCCCCAACTAGAAAGTCTAGAATTACAAGATCTTCCTCAATTAAAGCAAGTATTCGGCCAGAACAGAGAAGGAGAAGTTGGGAATTGTGAAATAGAGAGTCACCATCAACCTACAGGCTTCCCAAAATTAAAGACTATTCAGGTATGGTGTTGCGAAAATCTGGAATGTCTATCAATTGCTGGAGATCTTCCCCAACTAAAAAGTCTAGAATTAGGAGATCTTCCTCAATTAAAGAAAGTATTCAGCCAGAACAGAGAAGGAGAAGTTGGGGATTGTGAAATAGAGAGTCACCATCAACCTACAGGCTTcccaaaattaaagaatattaaGGTATGGAATTGCAGAAATCTAGTATGTCTATCAACTGCTCGAGATCTTCCCCAACTAGAAAGGCTAAAATTACATGATCTTCCTCGATTAAAGAAAGTATTCGGCCAGAACAGAGAAGGAGAAGTTGGGAATTGTGAAATAGAGAGTGACCATCAACCTACAGGCTTCCCAAAATTAAAGACTATTCAGGTACGGAATTGCAGAAATCTAGTATGTCTATCAATTGCTCGAGATCTTCCCCAACTAGAAGGTCTAGAATTAGATGATCTTCCTCAATTAAAGAAAGTATTCGGCCAGAACAGAGAAAGAGGAGTTGGGGATTGTGAAATAGAGAGTCACCATCAACCTACAGGCTTCCCAAAATTAAAGACTATTAAGGTAGTGAATTGCGGAAATCTGGAATATATGTTTCCGATCTCAATAGCTCGAGATCTTCCCCAACTAGAAAGTCTAACATTAGAAGATCTTCCTCAATTAAAGCAAGTATTTGGCCATAGTTCTTCAGTTTGGCCATCATTGAAGAGGCTATACGCGGTGAACTGTCCTAAAGTGAAGTTGTCATTTTTTGCTAATGTGGAAGCGAATGTACCAGCTGTGCAAAAGGTAATTTCctaattctatttatttatttatttattttttgagagagaaaggttttttttttttttttttttttggagaaggagTAATTTCCTAATTCTATTTATTCTACTCTTTCTTCggttttgcacttttttttttttctctttggtaCAAAAACTAGTGCACCGGTGTTTGAATTCCATTTTTGTTTGATGGACTGATAGTCATAAGgtgaaaatagtaaacaaaccaaaataaataaatcggaATACAAAAAGATTTTCAACTAGTGTACAGTTGCTTAGGACTATCacgtattgaaatgaaaataaaaaaagaaacttgttttacttttaattgAAGCGATGTCACATACACAcacgtaataataataataataataataataataataataataacatctGTAGGGCACcacaaatttagaattttccaATAACAATCCATTTGTTTTAAGGAAAAATCTTATgtaaatatagatttttttttttccttcatatttTCATGTGCTTGGTAACATCAAAAAAGAATTGGATAAAGAAAAATTGTCtcttaatttatattatttagtttagcatgagatagagttatttttcgctaaaaaaattgtttgtgtgAGAGTAAAGAAGGCAAGGAGATTTTCTTTAACCCCGAAACATatacacaaaagaaaattagatcGGGTTTTCTCTAATAATAAATTGTTTTGGGTACAACAATCACAGGTAGTTTGGTGATTGAAGATTTCAAGTGAGTTTATACTATTCTTAGAGAGGTATTATTGTATTTGGTATGGATCTCAAGTTAGGCATAGACTTAAGAGcatattataattgatttgataatattGAATAGGTAGACACATTGTCGAATCACATAAATCTTgtcttgtgtgatttttttttttttggctcatattttctctatttttcacaCCTCACAAATCTAGGAATTGGGTtaaatttctaacaaaaatgatacagttttttaaaaaatatttttttttggaaaataattcattttccaaaatgttAATGTCGAAACAAACTTAGTGTTAGTGTCCACTTAGATGACTTTTCCCATGACGATGATATTTAGTTCTTGATAAAATTTGTGTAGTGTATGAATTTCTTAGAAGAGTATTGAATATCTTTAGAGTGTAGAAAAGTATTGAGAATTTGTCAAGTATGTAGATTACATgaagtataaaaattatgagaaatatgAAGATCAGAGGCTATGAAGGTCAAAGGTTATGGCTGTTTGACAAATTATTCTCGTTGTAATATAGGCGTTGTGTTATATGGTGATGAATgcactctttcttcttcttttttttttttcggtttgaggaggaggaggggggggggtgtggaaGTGATGGTTAAGAAACTCAATATGAGAAGCCTGGAGAGGGTTTGATTCATTACGTAAAAGGTCTTCGACCACTTTTCTAGTTTTTACTAAGAACTAATGTGTgggaatatataaatattatataatggggtgcaatataaaaaaaaaaaaaagaacaattacTTCAAGtattgtctatatataaaaataaaaaataaaaaaagatttctacaagttttttttttttctttttaactcaacaaatatatcattctattattttttgtgtatttgaTTCATATTTATTTAAGGTGAATTATATTCGTATAACTTAAATTTGCTtaatatacaactaaaatttataagtttcaaatttattattcaaaattttcatctctTAAGGAATATGGAGATTATCATAATgatcaaaactcatcacaaaattacaatgttatcttaatcaaaattaaaattaaaccagaggaataaaagataaactttataataatttattactcaaacaattGGTAGACATATTCAAATTTATAGCCATGtagattgtattttgatataaattcaaattccaatttccaaaaaaaaaaaaaaaaaaactaagtattaatccaaaccaaaatttaacCAAAGCTATAAAAGAGAGATAAGaagacaaaataataataataataataataataagtattaacccaaaaaaGCTATAAAAGAGAGATAGAAGACTTTGtgataggaaataaaaaaaaaaaaatacaataaaacacatactaaaaaaaccatcaaccttATATAGagttataagaagaaaaaatatccactgagagagagagagagagtactcagTTTCTGTGTGggaaaatatggattgaattggagaaattatatcaaatttatacaaaataaaatgggtagaagaagagtcaaaatataagaaagaaaaaaggatgaGAGAAGTGCAACGGAAAAGTAAAAAGTAGTGGGAAGATAAAGAGGCAAACATGGAGGAAAAAAGTTAGAAGAAGTATAATAGTAGGTGTGGGCTACTAGGAAGaggaagagtttttttttttttttttttaatttttttaagaataggaagaaaaaacatttttaaaagagaaaagaagacgTAGAAAATAAATGGATGATGTGGCCGTTGATGTGGCTTAATAGAAGCGTAGCAACAACAAATAATACGCTttagtttttagatatatataaatgaaaaaaaaaaaaaaaagaaaggtgttTGTCTAGATATTTGGTCAGATTTCCTAACTAGTACAAAGTACTTAGACAGCTAGACCTTTATTAAGAATGGCAAAATTGCCTTTGTCAAGCCATTTGGTTAGGTTTTTTGATTAGTGCAAGGTGCTTAGATGGCTAGACCTGTATATGATTTGTAATTTAGTTGGATTTCCTATAGGGCATTTAGAATGTTGGACTTGTGAATGATTAGTAATTTGATGAATATATAATTTACGATTAAGTTTTGGAAAGAGCAATCAGGAGTTTCCTTATTGTAAGTGTTGTCAAATGTGAGGACACTGACCAAAATACATGCTTTACATACTAGCTCATCTGAGGTCAACAATTTGAAAAAGACATGCCAAGCTTCATATCAATCTGTCAAAAATGTGAGTCTTGACTCTACGCCATTTGAGCCCCCTATGAAgaacttcatttttcttttcttctagcTTGTAATAGAGAGAAATTCTATTTAGCAAATCTAATTTCCCTTAAGTAACAAATTGGTTTCTATGTCAATGGGTCTCTCAAGCTTGTATGCTCACTCTTTTGATGCTTCTTGTCTTCTAGTAAATTGAGCTTTGCAAGTAAGGCTATGTGAGGGAGAGAATCGAGGAGTTATTATAACATACAGTAATATCACTTAACCCAAAACTTAAACTTATGAGTTTAGGTCCAACTATGTTATTGTAATCACtcattcttcttattattatttaatgtgagacttcactcacacatatATACCCAACATTTTTGATTCAAAAACGATATTCTACCAATTAGAGCATGCTTGGGTCTCATGAAGTTTCTTATTTTGCATATATATGAACTTTTATTGGGAAGGCCAATTCCACAAGATGTGAGAGAAATGATATGGGTCAAGAGCCTTAATTTGTTAATACAATATATGGCCATGAGATAAATCCGTATTTTAGTCGTTTCAGAGTGTTTTAGAAAACTATTTTGTGTAATCATGACTTTTAAGACCCAATTTATTATATAGGATTAATCTTATGTCCATACAAGGCATGACTTAATCAAGAATtggatataaaataaaaaatatttcaataatataaatataaattattaaaataaatagtaaaactaaaagaacaaaaattacttCAAGTTACGTGACAAGTGCACATTGTATACATCCAAGTTTTTATAAAACCAAAGATTatactaaattataaaataatttgaaatttaaaataaaataaaaaccttttaaATATCTTTAGACTTTTGATTATTGAGTTTAATCAGAATAAGattcattttttataacaacaaaaaaacagtGATAGAGTTTCACCTGAAGTAGACTATTGTTAATAATCGTAATGTACTTCTAAGGATTTACATTGTAAAATTACATTGTACAGCTTGTAATACTTTCATTTTGCCATATAATTTCACATGTAaggattattttttttggtgggttttagtCACAATTTATGTGAATTCCTGTTGCTTTTAACTAATAGAGATATAAATTGGTACATGTGTAGCTTCAAAATTTACAGATCTTGTCTCTACGTGATTGGAATGCAATTTCATTTGATGGGATTCAAGGTTTGTCAAATTTGGaagaattagaaattgaaaattgtggAGGAATCCAAGAGGTGATTAAGCTTGAAGGGCTTCTTACTATAAAAGGAGAGCAACAAGATCTATTGCTCCCAAGATTGAAGAAAATGTTGTTGATTGATCTACTTGAACTGAGGTGCATATGGAAGGGCACAACTAAACTTATAAATCTCAACAATCTTGAAGATTTAAAAGTCATCAGATGCAAAAAATTGACACATCTCTTCACACCGGCCCCCACTCAAAGCTTACAAAAGttgaaatttcttgaaattgaaAGGTGTGATGAATTGGAGCATCTAATTGTTGAAAATGCAGAAGAACAAGTCTTATCAGAGAGTCATCCCCAACCTTTATGCTTCCCTAAACCAAATGTGGTCAAAGTCAAGGTCGAAAGTTGCAATAAATTGAAGTGTCTCTTCCATGTGGATCGTTGGAATGCAGTTTCCATTTTTTTGAGATTAGAAGAATTGGAATTGAAGAACTGTGGAGGATTGCAGGAGGTGTTCAACTTTGAAGGTTTTCTTACCAGAGAAGGAGAACAACAAGATGAGTTTTTCCCAAGATTGAGGAAAATGTGCTTGGTCGAACTACATGAATTGACATATATATGGAAGGGTCCAATCCAACTTATAAATCTCAACAATCTTGAAGATTTAAAAGTCATCGGGTGCAAAAAAATGACGCATCTCTTCACACCGGCCCTCGCTCAAAGCTTACAAAAGttgaaatttcttgaaattgaaAGGTGTGACGAATTGGAGCATATAATTGTTGAAAATGTAGAAGAACAGGTCTCATCAGAGAATCATCTCCAACCTTTATGCTTCCCTAAACTGATAAGAGTCAATGTCAAATACTGCAATAAATTGAAATATCTCTTCCCCATGACCATCGCTGATAGTCTTTTAGAACTAAAGATTCTCATAGTAAAAGAAAACTCTCAATTAATGGAAGTATTCACACATGAAGGAGACGCTGGAGCTCAGAAAGATGTAACGCTCCCTCTACTAGAATTTATGGGACTCAAAGGTCTACCAAGCCTTGTTAACTTCTGCCCAAAGAACTATCAGTTTATACTGCTAAAATGGAGGAAGTTAAGAGTGGAAAGCTGTAAGAACATGAGGACGACTTTTACCCGTACTCCAGACAGAAGTGTGCTTATAAATGGAGAGGTAATCCAATATtcctgcctttttttttttattatctgttCACTAAATTAGAGTCAATTATAGTAGTAGTATACATATTACTAAtttactagtaataataattatttgatttataacaCCAAATATCCTATGTTGTGCATGTGCTTAATTATAATCAACCCTCACTGATAACTGATAAGTACCGTTTGTCTAGTTGGGAGCTTGAGacgaattttattatattttaaaaatgttattattattttatttatttctccttGCGTTGCCAGAATATATAAATGCTTGCTGGCTTTCGATTTGGTTGTTCAGGTAGCCCAGATAGACGAGCCTACAGGGACTTCAACAATTTCTCCAGTGCTTACCATATGCCCTGCCAACAACGATATAATATGGGACTcaggttttaacttttaactatactaaccttttattatatattttttttccttactatTGTTGTGTTCAATTGATTTAGATTTGAATGACAATCCTACAGGTGGCTACTTATCACCAGATGGATTATATTTTTACGTAGAATTCGAAAGATGTTGATTTGGATTTATTATGGTCTTTTCTACACACGTGGCTTAAATTTGTGGCGGGCTCATGGATGGATGGACGTGCTACTTCTGTAGAGGTCTCCGTCCTCAAAATATTCTCATCTCTGTATTTCACAACTCTTTTGCTTTCTATTTATTTgatgtgtgttttattttattttatttttttatagataatgtgtttttttctttttatttcttgaacAAGAGACAAATATTTGTACAACTTTTTTAagtgataatttattattaaaacatcatttttacattttttattatacaccaatCATGTACAACAGATATCCAACAAATATTTCATTCTATACAGACATCCAATCTGAAAGGGATCAtcaaaaatcttataattagattttaattggcatTCCAATTTTTCTCATAATAATAGGGCTATAATTTAACAGATTAAAATAAACATTTAGGATgcttttgaataaaatatttaaatgagaaaaCAATTGCTTCTTTCAAAAAACGTGAAATGTATACAATCTAAAAACTGTCGGCTTGAATTTTCTCAAACCTTAATTGCATGTCTCTCATTTGCATGCATTGTCAACACTTCAATATACAGAGCTTGTTATTCAGAAGTGGTGTGGCAAAATGTAAGAGTTAAAGATCTCTTTGAAGTGGCTTGTGGAGTGGTTGTGAGAGAAGAGAAAACTTCTCTTTGTATTAGGTGCAAACCCAAAATTTGTATTGAGTCCCAACTTTTGTATTGAGAGAGAATTTTGTATTTGTATGAGAGAACAATTTGGATGTATTGGGATTTGGGCATTGTGACTTGTGAGGGTACTATTACACGATTTTGTATTCTCCACCTTTATTAGTGAAAATATCTTCTGTCGATGCTCGTGGATATAGGCTAAAAGCCAAACCACATAAATTCTTGGTGTTTTCTCTTGTGTGTGCTTGTATCTATTTTCTTGTCAATTTTTCCtcattcttattatttatttggtgaTATCTTTCAAaggtatataatattttcaccaTCAATCTTGTGTGGAGTGCTATCTAGAAGCATTTTCTTGCAACAATTTGGTAGTAGAGCTTCTGCTATttagaacaaaaacaaattgtatATACAGAGAGATTCGAAGACTTTGCCGCTAATAAATCAATAACAAGAATTACAACAAATCCAAGTCTAAAATAACATTGGCATCCGAGTACAACTTTGTTGCCATGACATCCTTGAATACTGGCTGCATTAAGATTTCTGTAATTCTCATATGATGGCTGTAAGCCTGTAACATGATGTTTCAAACCCACCTTCATTAACTTACAATTTACAACCATCATTTTACTAGTCAtgtattttaatgttttaatatATTCACCATTCTTAAAAATCATGGAGTTCAACTACACTCTGCTCACTACCTTTCAGAGCGTAAAGTTATACCAGAATCCCTAATTTTACTAATAAATCTTGGGAGTGATCACCCTTCAAGCTCTCATAATGCTTTTTTCCCATTCATACACACCAGATCTGTCCACATTTAAAGGTGATAATACCAGCAAACTtaatgattttcttgaaattccATTAGCAAAAATGACTCAAGAGAGTTTGACAAGCATGGAGTTATCCATCTTCTGTGAATCAGTGAGTTCCAATGAAAGGTCCTTCCATGGCCTGTAAAAGGACCTGTACAAAGACCATGCTAGGTCAGACTAGTTTAAAGAAGGATTAGAGCATACATTTTAGAAACACAgccttcaaataaaatataatagcATTGCTGTAAAAGCAGCCAACATGCAAGAGATTAGAGAGCAGGATTACAAAATCAATGCTGGTAATCAACTTTTTACTGGCCTTAAGTTATTCATAGAATCTTTATCagatttattaatttagttATTACTAGCCTTCAAATTTTTGCTAGTTAGatgaatctttttttatttctcactAATGATTCATACAAAATGTCAAAGA
The Quercus lobata isolate SW786 chromosome 10, ValleyOak3.0 Primary Assembly, whole genome shotgun sequence DNA segment above includes these coding regions:
- the LOC115963005 gene encoding uncharacterized protein LOC115963005 isoform X1 yields the protein MDILTRCTGSAAAEVVKCTAKPVIRHVGYLFRFKKTVADLTKAKKDLQLEQQKVQEAIERAAMNNEIAEKDVERWLTNVNQLMEEVQALEIKVQVNLRFCNGWCPDWIRQYKLCKEAIQKTNVVKELQDRGKFSELTHRAPTPGIEIFSSSDFEVFESTKLAFQQIMEALRDDNSKRIGLHGIGGVGKTTLVKEVHKKTKELNIFNEIVMTVVSLTPNVRRIQGEIAGCLNLKLDDESDMARASQICLRIKSVEKILIILDDVWKDVNLEAIGIPSSDDHKGCKMLLTTRSVHVCNLMRCQRKIPLNFLVEEESLALMKKTAVVDDCPGLNDVVLEVVKECKGLPIAIITVGKALTGKSLNDWNAAMHQLRKSRLVDIEGVDEDKNAYACLKWSFDQLKRKTKLCFLLCSLFPEDYNIPVEELTICVMGLEEDEDFHLLEDARCQVRAAVDSLKDSSLLLEGSQKEFVKMHDMVRDIGLWITSKGENEFELRACTRLERNTNFERATAISLIDFNTKQLPDKLVCPRLNILLLGGIQSSKNISNALFEGMNCLKVLSLHDIILSSQSLELLTNLRTLYLKRCDFNDDLSSLGKLKRLETLRFFGCVINALPSELGEMVGLKMLDLTDCDQLQHIPPNVIRRLSQLEELIISSSFKNWDVEGTTSEISNANLSELNSLPRLVNLSLLLNSNHLPKGFVFPEHLRRYYIVIGKPYLSAMTPGRTLAIKDLNASSMNALKSLFHTVEYFLIESCEMECIVDTICEGPNQYEIFNNLTVFRASGCPRLISLFSPSLAQSLKRLKKLCLHRCHEMKQIISEEGMTLESHGQPICLSKLETLVVGNCGKLEYIFPISIDLPQLERLELGDLPRLKKVFGQSKEGEVGDCEIESHHQPTGFPKLKTIRVSKCRNLVCLSTARDLPQLESLELRDLPQLKQVFGQNREGEVGDCEIESHHQHTGFPKLKTIQVWNCRNLVCLSTARDLPQLESLELRDLPQLKQVFGQNREGEVGDCEIESDHQPTGFPKLKTIQVWNCRNLVCLSTRDLPQLESLELQDLPQLKQVFGQNREGEVGNCEIESDHQPTGFPKLKTIQVWNCRNLVCLSTARDLPQLESLELRNLPQLKQVFGQNREGEVGDCEIESDHQPTGFPKLKTIQVWNCRNLVCLSTRDLPQLESLELQDLPQLKQVFGQNREGEVGNCEIESDHQPTGFPKLKTIQVWNCRNLVCLSTARDLPQLESLELRDLVCLSTARDLPQLESLSLKDLPQLKKVFGQNREGEVGDCEIESDHQPTGFPKLKTIQVWKCRNLVCLSTARDLPQLESLELQDLPQLKQVFGQNREGEVGNCEIESHHQPTGFPKLKTIQVWCCENLECLSIAGDLPQLKSLELGDLPQLKKVFSQNREGEVGDCEIESHHQPTGFPKLKNIKVWNCRNLVCLSTARDLPQLERLKLHDLPRLKKVFGQNREGEVGNCEIESDHQPTGFPKLKTIQVRNCRNLVCLSIARDLPQLEGLELDDLPQLKKVFGQNRERGVGDCEIESHHQPTGFPKLKTIKVVNCGNLEYMFPISIARDLPQLESLTLEDLPQLKQVFGHSSSVWPSLKRLYAVNCPKVKLSFFANVEANVPAVQKLQNLQILSLRDWNAISFDGIQGLSNLEELEIENCGGIQEVIKLEGLLTIKGEQQDLLLPRLKKMLLIDLLELRCIWKGTTKLINLNNLEDLKVIRCKKLTHLFTPAPTQSLQKLKFLEIERCDELEHLIVENAEEQVLSESHPQPLCFPKPNVVKVKVESCNKLKCLFHVDRWNAVSIFLRLEELELKNCGGLQEVFNFEGFLTREGEQQDEFFPRLRKMCLVELHELTYIWKGPIQLINLNNLEDLKVIGCKKMTHLFTPALAQSLQKLKFLEIERCDELEHIIVENVEEQVSSENHLQPLCFPKLIRVNVKYCNKLKYLFPMTIADSLLELKILIVKENSQLMEVFTHEGDAGAQKDVTLPLLEFMGLKGLPSLVNFCPKNYQFILLKWRKLRVESCKNMRTTFTRTPDRSVLINGEVAQIDEPTGTSTISPVLTICPANNDIIWDSGGYLSPDGLYFYVEFERC